The genomic interval CAGTGCAATGAGTTTACACTACAGCTAAATAAATGAACTACAGCTTTATGTATTCCAGACCCCTACTCAACAGATAATCTGGTATACAAACAGATTCAGTGAGACAATGGAAATACCTTCTGCCCCCATTTTGGGTGTGCACCCTCAGCTATGGCCCTTCTCATTCAGCTAATTGTTCTCCTGCCACAAGGATCAGTAGTAACAAGCCTCCAAGGCCTTCAGAACTGCCTTTCATACCTGCTGCAGCCACAACTAATGATCAGTGAACTAACACAGCTACAGAACTACTACCAGGCGTTACAGCTCTGCTGTTGGGGTGTTTATTGACAGGGCTCTTAATTTGATGAAGACACTTAACAAGTTCCACACACCAAAGGAGAGGATCTCTCAGACAGGATCAGCTGCAGGCTGCAGAACCCTACTCAGCACAGCAAGAGAGATAAACCCACAGCAGTTGCTGCAGTGACATTTTCACTTCATCAGGGAgccaattaaaaacaaaaaaaagccagtgaGCAATGTAACTTCTATTGTCTTAATTATATGTTAATTCTCAAAACTGATCCCAAGGAAACCTTTAACTAGAGTGAACAGCAGTAAAgtcttcattcatttttcttttccttgtgcttGAGAAGTTTGTTTATCTCCCTTTTTTGCCATTCCAATATACTTTGTGATGATCCCATGCTGGTTTAGTCcaggaaacagcaaaagaaacttACTatagaggggaagaaaaaaaaaaaaagaattaatacTCCCTTAACACTCTCTTAACAAACTTCTGTCACTTTGCAATTCCTTGCTTCCCTTAAGCCCATTAACtgcttaaaaagagaaaaaacagaactcCACAACAAAGATACCCCACCACACTTACATcatgaaaaattacttctacCAGTCTCACCCCTTCTCAGAGAGCTAACAAAAAGACCCCTTGTGTTTTGCATGTTCACACTTACCGATAAGATAAGTCAGGAAAAGATTGTGAACTTGCTGTCCAATCCAGGCAACCACGGCAAGAGTAAAGAGCATGGTCATGAAGTACTAAAGAGTGAAAAGGGAAGAGTTACCACAGACCCTGTTGGGGattctcccccttccctccagtATTTGGCAACACGTCAACATTTAAAACTAACTGGAAGTTTTCTAGCTCTTCCACATGCAATACCTATGCACAGGTGTTAAAATTGAGATTACAGCATCTGCAGTTGTATGTTCTTATCTATTTTCAGACCATCAGCTTTACAGGACTGCAGTTCTTTTCTGCCCAGATATCCCTGCCATCCCCACTGACACCATCTCAGCCTCACACCACACCCAAGGCTGTTTTTGGGACAGTAGCTCAGTAGTTCATGTACCAGCTGACACACTACTAAGATCTAGTATTTTGGACTGCTTGTGTACACAGCAAACAGCTTGTTTCCAAAATTTACCTATCCAGAGAAATCCAGTCTGGCTTTATCTTATTATCAAGGATATGCTCCTAAATGCACTGAACTGCAAGTTTTGAAGTCCTGTATCTTGCCCAAATGTGTGACCAGTGTCATGTCACAGCCAGAACTATCATTTCTTGGTTCAAAATAGCAGTTTGTTCAGGCACGTGCCTTGATAAATACTTTAGACAAagctaaaccaaaacaaatcttAAAGACAACAGAGATTAACTCCTAGGACTCAGTACCATTTTaggcttttcttccttcagagcAAAGAGGCGTTTCCACCAGCCAACAATCCGGCGACGAGATTTTACCAAATTGCTGCAAATCTCATGAAATCTTTGCTGCTGTTCCGTAGTccttttattaaagaaaaaaaaaaaacaaaccaaaaaaaaaaaaaaagccagaaatatgAATTCAAgatttaatctgaaatttatAGAAATCCCCCATGGCCTTTTTCCAGCAGTAAAAATACATCCAGTGCTTATCCTGGCATTTGCTTTGCTTAGTTTTATACCTCTTATTTACTGAGCACTGTAATGCAATTGTACATGTAATTTTCCTCTATGCTGACTCTCCTAAACTCCTAAAGAGCAACCACGTTCAAATCAGAAGACCACTGATCTTAACCTGATACCAGTGTGATACACACAAGTAACACACACCTGAGATCAGTGTCTGTTACTTTGGCTTTTAT from Chiroxiphia lanceolata isolate bChiLan1 chromosome 16, bChiLan1.pri, whole genome shotgun sequence carries:
- the ARL6IP1 gene encoding LOW QUALITY PROTEIN: ADP-ribosylation factor-like protein 6-interacting protein 1 (The sequence of the model RefSeq protein was modified relative to this genomic sequence to represent the inferred CDS: deleted 1 base in 1 codon), yielding MSLANASETAALEEQLQGWGEVILLTDKVLRWERAWFPLALMSVVSFAFLMIYYLDPSVLSGVSCFVMFLCLADYLVPALAPRIFGSNKWTTEQQQRFHEICSNLVKSRRRIVGWWKRLFALKEEKPKMYFMTMLFTLAVVAWIGQQVHNLFLTYLIGNKFLLLFPGLNQHGIITKYIGMAKREINKLLKHKEKKNE